A region of Thermus oshimai DSM 12092 DNA encodes the following proteins:
- the perR gene encoding manganese-dependent transcriptional regulator PerR has product MALKRLTRQRKAVLEVVQKAQHHPDAAWIYQEVRKLVPHVSLGTIYRTLEALVEEGYLIPITRAGEATRYDARLHPHHHLVCERCGEIVDLEVDLPDLLGPVQAAYPGLEVRGAEVVYRGLCPACRKALQG; this is encoded by the coding sequence ATGGCGCTGAAGCGCTTGACCCGCCAACGCAAGGCCGTCCTCGAGGTGGTGCAGAAGGCCCAGCACCACCCCGACGCCGCCTGGATCTACCAGGAGGTGCGCAAGCTGGTGCCCCACGTGAGCCTGGGGACCATCTACCGCACCCTCGAGGCCCTGGTGGAGGAGGGGTACCTCATCCCCATCACCCGGGCGGGGGAGGCCACCCGGTACGACGCCCGCCTCCACCCCCACCACCACCTGGTCTGCGAGCGCTGCGGGGAGATCGTGGACCTGGAGGTGGACCTCCCCGACCTCCTGGGCCCCGTGCAGGCGGCCTACCCCGGGCTTGAGGTCCGGGGGGCGGAGGTGGTCTACCGGGGCCTCTGCCCCGCCTGCCGGAAGGCCCTCCAGGGCTGA
- the hemC gene encoding hydroxymethylbilane synthase — protein sequence MRVIVVGTRGSALALAQTRFVVERLKESWPEAEFKVKTIKTRGDQGASPKEQAIFVKELQEALLAREIDIAVHSLKDLPTEEPPGLKIAAVPRRQDPRDVFLGKAYKRLEDLPKGAVVGTSSVRRKAQLLAYRPDLEVRPLRGNVDTRLAALGNGEYDGIVLAAAGLIRLDLRNRIDQFLDPEVMLPAPGQGALALEVRQGDDLAEEFVYALHHHPSYDRVRAERAFLKGLGAGCLAPVGALAQVEEDGLLRLEGILLSPDGKSFLRAEIEGEASEAEELGLELARDVLEQGGREILAKSL from the coding sequence ATGCGCGTCATCGTGGTGGGAACCCGGGGGAGCGCCCTGGCCCTGGCCCAGACCCGCTTCGTGGTGGAGCGCCTGAAGGAGAGCTGGCCCGAGGCGGAGTTCAAGGTGAAGACCATCAAGACCCGTGGGGACCAGGGGGCAAGCCCAAAGGAGCAGGCCATCTTCGTGAAGGAGCTGCAGGAGGCCCTGCTCGCCCGGGAGATCGACATCGCCGTCCACTCCCTCAAAGACCTGCCCACGGAGGAGCCCCCGGGGCTCAAGATCGCCGCGGTGCCCCGCCGCCAGGACCCCCGGGACGTCTTCCTGGGCAAGGCCTACAAGCGCCTGGAGGACCTGCCCAAGGGGGCGGTGGTGGGCACCAGCTCCGTGCGCCGCAAGGCCCAGCTCCTCGCCTACCGCCCGGACCTGGAGGTGCGGCCCCTGAGGGGCAACGTGGACACCCGCCTGGCCGCCCTCGGCAACGGGGAGTACGACGGCATCGTCCTGGCGGCGGCGGGCCTCATCCGCCTGGACCTCAGGAACCGCATCGACCAGTTCCTGGACCCCGAGGTCATGCTCCCCGCCCCCGGCCAGGGGGCCCTGGCCCTGGAGGTGCGCCAGGGGGACGATCTGGCGGAGGAGTTCGTCTACGCCCTCCACCACCACCCCTCCTACGACCGGGTGCGGGCGGAGCGGGCCTTTTTGAAGGGCCTGGGGGCGGGCTGCCTGGCCCCGGTGGGGGCCTTGGCCCAGGTGGAGGAGGACGGGCTTTTGCGCCTGGAGGGCATCCTCCTCTCCCCCGACGGCAAGAGCTTCCTGCGGGCGGAGATCGAGGGCGAGGCCTCCGAGGCGGAGGAGCTCGGGTTGGAGCTGGCCCGGGACGTGCTGGAGCAGGGGGGGCGGGAGATCCTGGCCAAAAGCCTTTAA
- the dnaE gene encoding DNA polymerase III subunit alpha encodes MGQKLRFAHLHQHTQYSLLDGAAKLSDLLKWVKEVSPEDPALAMTDHGNLFGALEFYKKATAMGVKPIIGYEAYVAAESRFDRKRGKGLDGGYFHLTLLAKDFTGYQNLVRLASRAYLEGFYEKPRIDREILREHSEGLIALSGCLGAEIPQFILQDRLDLAEARLNEYLSIFGDRFFIEIQNHGLPEQKKVNAVLKEFARKYGLGMVATNDGHYVRKEDARAHEVLLAIQSKATLDDEDRWRFPCDEFYVKTPEEMRAMLPEEEWGDEPFDNTVEIARMCNVDLPIGDKMVYRIPRYPLPEGRTEAQYLMELTLKGLLRRYPDRITEAFYREVFRRLGQLPPHGEGEALAEALAQVGWGAWEGLMAGLPPLEGVKEWTAEAILHRALYELSVIEKMGFPGYFLIVQDYINWARENGISVGPGRGSAAGSLVAYAVGITNIDPLRFGLLFERFLNPERVSMPDIDTDFSDRERDRVIQYVKARYGEDKVAQIGTLGTLASKAALKDVARVYGIPHKRAEELAKLIPVQFGKPKPLQEAIQAVPELRAEMEKDPKVREVLEVAMRLEGLNRHASVHAAGVVIAAEPLTDLVPLMRDTSGQGVVTQYDMGAVEALGLLKMDFLGLRTLTFLDEAKRIVKESKGVELDYDRLPLDDPKTFALLARGETKGVFQLESGGMTATVRGLKPRRLEDIIALVSLYRPGPMEHIPTYIRRHHGQEPVNYAEFPHAEKYLRPILDETYGIPVYQEQIMQIAAQVAGYSLGEADLLRRAMGKKKVEEMQKHRARFVQGAAERGVPEEEAHRLFDMLEAFANYGFNKSHAAAYSLLSYQTAYVKAHYPVEFMAALLSVERHDSDKVAEYIRDARAMGIPVLPPDVNRSGFDFKVVGEEILFGLSAVKNVGEAAARAILEERERGGPYRSLGDFLKRLPEQVVNKRALESLVKAGALDAFGDRARLLASLEPLLKWAAEERERVRSGMMGLFQEVEEPPLLPVPPLDEITRLRYEKEALGIYVSGHPVLRYPGLRETATCTLEELPEFAQGPGRPRLLLAGMVEEVVRKPTRSGGMMVRFTLSDETGAQEVVSFGRFYEAVSPKLKEDLPVLVLAEVERTEENLRVVALAVWPYEELQEMPKALEVEADHALLDDRGIAHLKSLLDEHPGELPLYLRVQGPFGEAVFALRETRVSEAALPLLEAEGFRAYLLPDREHLLQGPNGGPKEEAVPF; translated from the coding sequence ATGGGCCAAAAGCTCCGCTTCGCCCACCTCCACCAGCACACCCAGTACTCCCTCCTGGATGGGGCGGCCAAGCTCTCCGACCTCCTCAAGTGGGTGAAGGAGGTCTCCCCCGAGGACCCCGCCCTGGCCATGACGGACCATGGCAACCTCTTCGGGGCCCTGGAGTTTTACAAGAAGGCCACGGCCATGGGCGTGAAGCCCATCATCGGCTACGAGGCCTACGTGGCCGCGGAAAGCCGCTTTGACCGTAAAAGGGGGAAGGGCCTGGACGGGGGCTACTTCCACCTCACCCTGCTGGCCAAGGACTTCACGGGGTACCAAAACCTGGTGCGCCTGGCCAGCCGGGCTTACCTGGAAGGCTTTTACGAAAAACCCCGGATAGACCGGGAGATCCTCCGCGAGCACTCGGAGGGGCTCATCGCCCTCTCGGGGTGCCTGGGGGCGGAGATCCCCCAGTTCATCCTCCAGGACCGCCTGGACCTGGCGGAGGCCCGGCTGAACGAGTACCTTTCCATCTTTGGCGACCGCTTCTTCATTGAGATCCAGAACCACGGCCTTCCCGAGCAAAAGAAGGTGAACGCGGTCCTGAAGGAGTTCGCCCGCAAGTACGGCCTGGGGATGGTGGCCACCAACGACGGCCACTACGTGCGCAAGGAGGACGCCCGGGCCCACGAGGTGCTCCTGGCCATCCAGTCCAAGGCCACCCTGGACGACGAGGACCGCTGGCGCTTCCCCTGCGACGAGTTCTACGTGAAGACCCCCGAGGAGATGCGGGCCATGCTCCCCGAGGAGGAGTGGGGGGACGAGCCCTTCGACAACACGGTGGAGATCGCCCGCATGTGCAACGTGGACCTCCCCATCGGGGACAAGATGGTCTACCGCATCCCCCGCTACCCCCTTCCCGAGGGGCGCACGGAGGCCCAGTACCTGATGGAGCTCACCCTAAAGGGCCTCCTTAGGCGCTACCCCGACCGCATCACCGAGGCCTTCTACCGGGAGGTCTTCCGGAGGCTCGGCCAGCTTCCCCCCCATGGGGAGGGGGAGGCCCTGGCGGAGGCCCTAGCCCAGGTGGGGTGGGGGGCGTGGGAGGGGCTCATGGCCGGGCTCCCCCCCCTCGAGGGCGTGAAGGAGTGGACGGCGGAGGCCATCCTCCACCGGGCCCTGTATGAGCTGTCCGTCATTGAGAAGATGGGCTTTCCCGGCTACTTCCTCATCGTGCAGGACTACATCAACTGGGCCCGGGAAAACGGGATCTCCGTGGGCCCCGGCCGGGGCAGCGCCGCGGGGAGCCTGGTGGCCTACGCGGTGGGGATCACCAACATAGACCCCCTGCGCTTCGGCCTCCTCTTTGAGCGCTTCTTAAACCCCGAGCGGGTCTCCATGCCCGACATCGACACGGACTTCTCCGACCGGGAGCGGGACCGGGTGATCCAGTACGTGAAGGCCCGCTACGGGGAGGACAAGGTGGCCCAGATCGGCACCCTGGGGACCCTGGCCTCCAAGGCGGCCCTCAAGGACGTGGCCCGGGTCTACGGGATCCCTCATAAAAGGGCGGAGGAGCTCGCCAAGCTCATCCCCGTGCAGTTCGGCAAGCCCAAGCCCCTGCAGGAGGCCATCCAGGCGGTGCCCGAGCTCAGGGCGGAGATGGAGAAGGACCCCAAGGTGCGGGAGGTGCTGGAGGTGGCCATGCGCCTGGAGGGCCTGAACCGCCACGCCTCCGTGCACGCCGCCGGGGTGGTCATCGCCGCGGAGCCCCTCACGGACCTGGTCCCCCTCATGCGGGACACCAGCGGCCAGGGCGTGGTGACCCAGTACGACATGGGGGCGGTGGAGGCCTTGGGCCTCCTGAAGATGGACTTCCTGGGCCTAAGGACCCTCACCTTCCTGGACGAGGCCAAGCGCATCGTGAAGGAGTCCAAGGGGGTGGAGCTGGACTACGACCGCCTGCCCCTGGACGACCCCAAGACCTTCGCCCTCCTGGCCCGGGGGGAGACCAAGGGGGTGTTCCAGCTGGAGTCCGGGGGGATGACGGCCACGGTGCGGGGGCTTAAGCCGAGGAGGTTGGAGGACATCATCGCCCTGGTTTCCCTCTACCGCCCGGGGCCCATGGAGCACATCCCCACCTACATCCGCCGCCACCACGGCCAGGAGCCGGTGAACTACGCGGAGTTCCCCCACGCGGAGAAGTACCTGAGGCCCATCCTGGACGAGACCTACGGCATCCCCGTCTACCAGGAGCAGATCATGCAGATCGCCGCCCAGGTAGCGGGCTACTCCCTGGGGGAGGCGGACCTCCTCCGGAGGGCCATGGGGAAGAAGAAGGTGGAGGAGATGCAGAAGCACCGGGCGCGCTTCGTCCAGGGGGCGGCGGAGCGGGGGGTGCCCGAGGAGGAGGCCCACCGGCTTTTTGACATGCTGGAGGCCTTCGCCAACTATGGGTTTAACAAGAGCCACGCCGCCGCCTACTCCCTCCTCTCCTACCAGACCGCCTACGTGAAGGCCCACTACCCGGTGGAGTTCATGGCCGCCCTCCTCTCCGTGGAGCGGCACGACTCCGACAAGGTGGCGGAGTACATCCGGGACGCCCGGGCCATGGGCATCCCCGTCCTGCCCCCCGATGTGAACCGCTCGGGCTTTGACTTCAAGGTGGTGGGGGAGGAGATCCTCTTCGGGCTTTCCGCGGTGAAGAACGTGGGGGAGGCCGCGGCCCGGGCCATCCTGGAGGAGAGGGAGCGGGGCGGGCCCTACCGGAGCCTGGGGGACTTCTTAAAGCGCCTCCCCGAGCAGGTGGTGAACAAGCGGGCCCTGGAGTCCTTGGTGAAGGCCGGGGCCCTGGACGCCTTCGGGGACCGGGCAAGGCTTCTTGCCTCCCTCGAGCCCCTCTTAAAGTGGGCGGCGGAGGAGCGGGAGAGGGTTCGCTCGGGGATGATGGGCCTCTTCCAGGAGGTGGAGGAGCCCCCCCTCCTCCCCGTTCCCCCCCTGGACGAGATCACCCGCCTGCGCTACGAGAAGGAGGCCCTAGGGATCTACGTTTCCGGCCACCCCGTGCTCCGCTACCCGGGCCTTAGGGAGACCGCCACCTGCACCCTGGAGGAGCTTCCTGAGTTCGCCCAGGGCCCGGGGCGGCCCAGGCTCCTCCTTGCGGGCATGGTGGAGGAGGTGGTGCGCAAGCCCACCCGCTCTGGGGGGATGATGGTCCGCTTCACCCTCTCCGACGAGACGGGGGCCCAGGAGGTGGTCTCCTTCGGCCGCTTCTACGAGGCCGTCTCCCCCAAGCTCAAGGAGGACCTCCCCGTCTTGGTGCTGGCGGAGGTGGAGCGCACGGAGGAGAACCTCCGGGTGGTGGCCCTGGCGGTCTGGCCTTACGAGGAGCTCCAGGAGATGCCCAAGGCCTTGGAGGTGGAGGCGGACCACGCCCTTTTGGACGACCGGGGCATCGCCCACCTCAAAAGCCTCCTGGACGAGCACCCCGGCGAGCTTCCCCTTTACCTTAGGGTCCAGGGGCCCTTTGGGGAGGCGGTCTTCGCCCTCAGGGAGACGCGGGTTTCCGAGGCGGCCCTGCCCCTCCTCGAGGCCGAGGGCTTCCGGGCCTACCTCCTCCCCGACCGGGAGCACCTCCTCCAGGGGCCAAACGGCGGCCCCAAGGAGGAGGCGGTGCCCTTTTGA
- a CDS encoding type II toxin-antitoxin system prevent-host-death family antitoxin — protein sequence MHRKRTLSATEARIHFGEVLRRVGEGEVVVVVGRGRPQAVILSPEAYARLEGQGEDPLEVILDLNRAIRARRREPLPPPEEVLQTLREERNRELGGPGR from the coding sequence ATGCATCGGAAACGAACCTTAAGCGCCACCGAGGCCCGCATCCACTTCGGCGAGGTTCTGAGGCGGGTGGGGGAGGGGGAGGTGGTGGTGGTGGTGGGGCGGGGCCGGCCCCAGGCCGTCATCCTCTCCCCCGAGGCCTACGCCCGCCTCGAGGGCCAGGGAGAGGACCCCTTGGAGGTCATCCTGGACCTCAACCGGGCCATCCGCGCCCGCCGAAGGGAGCCCCTACCCCCGCCAGAGGAGGTTCTGCAAACCCTAAGGGAGGAGCGGAACCGTGAGCTGGGTGGTCCTGGACGCTAG
- a CDS encoding type II toxin-antitoxin system VapC family toxin gives MSWVVLDASFLLHLLLSESGEALPVRLYRTWRAERTPLAAPSLALYEATNALHRYALAEVLTLEEAETLLGQGLRLGIRFFQEPWLHTRALELARALGLKAAYDAHYLALAEGFRGAFWTADRRLYQKALEGQAQGLLSGVALNLLGP, from the coding sequence GTGAGCTGGGTGGTCCTGGACGCTAGTTTCCTCCTCCACCTCCTCCTTTCCGAAAGCGGGGAGGCCCTTCCGGTGCGGCTCTACCGGACCTGGAGAGCGGAACGTACCCCCTTGGCCGCCCCCAGCCTGGCCCTGTACGAAGCCACCAACGCCCTCCACCGCTACGCCCTGGCCGAGGTCTTGACCCTGGAGGAGGCGGAAACCCTCTTGGGCCAGGGCCTACGGCTGGGGATCCGCTTCTTCCAGGAGCCTTGGCTCCACACCCGGGCCCTGGAGCTAGCCCGCGCCCTGGGCCTCAAGGCGGCCTACGATGCCCACTACCTAGCCCTAGCAGAGGGGTTCCGGGGGGCCTTTTGGACCGCGGACCGGCGGCTTTACCAGAAAGCCCTGGAGGGCCAGGCCCAGGGGCTTCTTTCTGGGGTAGCCCTGAACCTCCTCGGGCCATGA
- a CDS encoding 5-formyltetrahydrofolate cyclo-ligase, producing MTPGELREEVWNFLARHDLALHPTPPHGHHPNFKGARRAAELLLKTPEFQRARVVLSGMDAVLKPLREAALRAGKALLLPHPDRPGVFLRLEGLDPRRLKRVREAYRYGEAVALENAPIDLVLIGAVAVDEEGGWLGKGYGFPQSWLKVEAPFATLAHPVMVYPRLPVEPERRVQLLATPHRLLRF from the coding sequence ATGACCCCAGGCGAACTGCGGGAAGAGGTCTGGAACTTCCTGGCCCGCCACGACCTGGCCCTCCACCCCACCCCGCCCCACGGTCACCACCCCAACTTCAAGGGGGCGCGCCGGGCGGCGGAGCTCCTATTGAAAACCCCGGAGTTCCAACGGGCGAGGGTGGTCCTCTCGGGGATGGACGCCGTCCTAAAGCCCCTACGGGAGGCCGCCCTAAGAGCGGGCAAGGCCCTCCTCCTCCCCCACCCCGACCGGCCGGGGGTCTTCCTGCGCCTCGAGGGGCTGGACCCGAGGCGGCTCAAGCGGGTGCGGGAGGCCTACCGGTACGGGGAAGCGGTGGCGTTGGAGAACGCGCCCATAGACCTGGTCCTCATCGGGGCGGTGGCGGTGGACGAGGAGGGGGGCTGGCTGGGCAAAGGCTACGGCTTCCCCCAAAGCTGGCTAAAGGTGGAGGCCCCCTTCGCCACCCTGGCCCACCCGGTCATGGTCTACCCCAGGCTCCCCGTGGAACCCGAGCGGAGGGTCCAGCTCCTCGCCACCCCCCACCGGCTTTTGCGGTTTTAG
- the pheS gene encoding phenylalanine--tRNA ligase subunit alpha: protein MLEEALSAIQNAQDLEALKALRARYLGKKGLLTQALKELAHLPLEEKRRRGQELNALKEALEKALEEREKALEERALEEALRGERQDVTLPGVRLFAGGLHPITLITRELLAIFRALGYQAVAGPEVESEFFNFDALNIPEHHPARDMWDTFWLEPAEGFTLKGPIGEEAKGRLLLRTHTSPMQVRYMVAHTPPFRIVVPGRVFRFEQTDATHEAVFHQLEGLVVGEGITMAHLKGAIYELAQALFGPDSKVRFQPVYFPFVEPGAQFALWWPEGGKWLELGGAGMVHPKVFQAVDTYRKGLGLPPAYEGVTGFAFGLGVERLAMLRYGIPDIRYFFGGRLKFLEAFRGVL from the coding sequence ATGCTGGAGGAAGCGCTTTCCGCCATCCAAAACGCCCAGGACCTCGAGGCCCTCAAGGCCCTAAGGGCCCGCTACCTGGGCAAGAAGGGCCTCCTCACCCAGGCCCTAAAGGAGCTCGCCCACCTCCCCCTGGAGGAGAAACGGCGAAGGGGGCAGGAGCTCAACGCCCTAAAAGAGGCCCTGGAAAAGGCCCTGGAGGAGCGGGAGAAGGCCCTGGAGGAAAGGGCCTTGGAGGAGGCCCTTAGGGGGGAGCGCCAGGACGTGACCCTTCCCGGGGTGCGCCTCTTCGCCGGGGGGCTTCACCCCATCACCCTCATCACCCGGGAGCTCCTTGCCATCTTCCGCGCCCTAGGGTACCAGGCGGTGGCCGGGCCCGAGGTGGAGAGCGAGTTCTTCAACTTTGACGCCCTGAACATCCCCGAGCACCACCCCGCCCGGGACATGTGGGACACCTTCTGGCTGGAGCCCGCGGAGGGCTTCACCCTGAAAGGCCCCATAGGGGAGGAGGCAAAAGGGCGGCTCCTCCTCCGCACCCACACCTCCCCCATGCAGGTGCGCTACATGGTGGCCCACACCCCCCCTTTCCGCATCGTGGTGCCGGGGCGGGTCTTCCGCTTTGAGCAGACGGACGCCACCCACGAGGCGGTCTTCCACCAGCTGGAGGGCCTGGTGGTGGGGGAGGGGATCACCATGGCCCACCTCAAGGGGGCCATCTACGAGCTGGCCCAGGCCCTCTTTGGCCCAGACTCCAAGGTGCGCTTCCAGCCCGTCTACTTCCCCTTCGTGGAGCCCGGGGCCCAGTTCGCCCTCTGGTGGCCCGAGGGGGGGAAGTGGCTGGAGCTGGGGGGCGCGGGGATGGTCCACCCCAAGGTCTTCCAGGCGGTGGACACCTACCGGAAAGGGCTGGGCCTCCCCCCGGCCTACGAGGGGGTCACGGGCTTCGCCTTCGGGCTTGGGGTGGAAAGGCTCGCCATGCTCCGCTACGGCATCCCCGACATCCGCTACTTCTTCGGGGGTAGGCTTAAGTTTCTGGAAGCCTTCCGGGGGGTTCTATGA
- the pheT gene encoding phenylalanine--tRNA ligase subunit beta, which produces MRVPFSWLKEYLPELESPEVLEERLAGLGFETDRMERLPAPPKGVVFARVLEAHPIPGTHLKRLLLDAGRAVEVVSGAENARAGIGVALALPGTEVGGLSIGERTIQGVRSHGMALSPKELGVGEYSGGLLELPPDALPPGTPLAEAWPEETVLELEVTPNRPDALGLLGLARDLHALGYALEVPEYPLRAEPVPIPFGLKVEDPEGAPRFTLGYAFGLKVGPSPLWLQRRLFAAGMRPLLNAVDVTNYLMLELAQPMHAFDLRTIGEGILVRRARPGERLRTLDGVERTLHPEDLVIAAYRGEESWPIGLAGVMGGEESEVRPDTEAIALEVARFHPLAIRKTARRHGLRTEASHRFERGVDPMGQTLAQRRALGLLQALAGARVAEKLLEAGREEAPSPIPFSPERANRLLGTSYPEAEQLAALRRLGCLVEGEGPYRVTPPSWRLDLKGEEDLIEEVARLKGYETIPMALPAFFPAPDNRGVEGPYRKEEALRDLLSGLGFQEVYTYSFMDPKDAALFRLPPPPLHLKNPLAPEKAALRNYLFPGLVRTLKANLDLDRAERALVFELGRVFQEEEKTHLAGLLLGEGVGLPWKEGLKGYPLLKGYLEALLNRLGLALEVEPHPFPFLHPGVSGRVLVEGQGVGFIGTLHPAIQKALELPPVHLFELTLPLPERPFRFQDPSRYPPAFRDLAVVAPEETPYREVEGILKEAAGAYLEALALFDLYQGPPLKEGTKSLAFHLRFRHPERTLRDEEVEEVMGRIVATLRARGLDIRG; this is translated from the coding sequence ATGAGGGTGCCCTTCTCCTGGCTCAAGGAATACCTGCCCGAGCTGGAAAGCCCCGAGGTCCTGGAGGAGCGCCTTGCGGGCTTAGGGTTTGAGACGGACCGGATGGAACGCCTCCCCGCCCCCCCTAAGGGGGTGGTCTTCGCCCGGGTCCTCGAGGCCCACCCCATCCCCGGCACCCACTTAAAGCGCCTCCTCCTGGACGCGGGGCGGGCGGTGGAAGTGGTCTCGGGGGCGGAGAACGCCCGTGCGGGGATCGGGGTGGCCCTGGCCCTTCCCGGAACGGAGGTGGGGGGCCTCTCCATCGGGGAGCGGACCATCCAGGGGGTGCGCTCCCACGGCATGGCCCTCTCCCCCAAGGAGCTTGGGGTGGGGGAGTACAGCGGGGGGCTGCTGGAGCTCCCCCCGGACGCCCTTCCCCCCGGGACCCCCCTGGCCGAGGCCTGGCCCGAGGAGACCGTACTGGAACTAGAGGTCACCCCAAACCGCCCGGACGCCCTTGGGCTCTTAGGCCTCGCCCGGGACCTCCACGCCCTGGGCTACGCCCTGGAGGTCCCCGAGTACCCCTTAAGGGCGGAACCGGTTCCCATCCCCTTCGGCCTCAAGGTGGAGGACCCCGAAGGGGCCCCCCGCTTCACCCTGGGCTACGCCTTCGGCCTCAAGGTGGGGCCAAGCCCCCTCTGGCTCCAGCGCCGCCTCTTCGCCGCGGGGATGCGCCCGCTTCTCAACGCGGTGGACGTGACCAACTACCTCATGCTGGAGCTTGCCCAGCCCATGCACGCCTTTGACCTGCGCACGATCGGGGAGGGGATCCTGGTGCGGAGGGCCCGGCCGGGGGAGCGGCTTAGGACCCTGGACGGGGTGGAGCGGACCCTCCACCCCGAGGACCTGGTCATCGCCGCCTACCGGGGGGAGGAGAGCTGGCCCATCGGCCTCGCCGGGGTCATGGGCGGGGAGGAGAGCGAGGTGCGGCCGGACACGGAGGCCATCGCCCTGGAGGTGGCCCGCTTCCACCCCCTTGCCATCCGCAAGACCGCCCGCCGCCACGGCCTGCGCACGGAGGCCAGCCACCGCTTTGAGCGGGGGGTGGACCCCATGGGCCAGACCCTGGCCCAGCGGCGGGCCCTGGGCCTCCTCCAGGCCCTCGCCGGGGCCCGGGTGGCGGAAAAGCTGCTGGAGGCGGGGCGGGAGGAGGCCCCAAGCCCCATCCCCTTTAGCCCGGAGCGGGCGAACCGGCTCCTGGGCACCAGCTACCCGGAAGCGGAGCAGCTTGCGGCCCTAAGGCGGCTGGGCTGCCTCGTGGAGGGAGAGGGCCCCTATAGGGTCACCCCTCCAAGCTGGCGGCTGGACCTCAAGGGGGAGGAGGACCTTATAGAAGAGGTGGCCCGGCTCAAAGGGTACGAGACCATCCCCATGGCCCTCCCCGCCTTCTTCCCCGCCCCGGACAACCGGGGGGTGGAGGGGCCTTACCGGAAGGAGGAGGCCCTAAGGGACCTCCTTTCGGGCCTGGGCTTCCAGGAGGTCTACACCTATAGCTTCATGGACCCGAAGGACGCCGCCCTCTTCCGCCTCCCCCCGCCCCCCTTGCACCTCAAAAACCCCCTGGCCCCGGAGAAGGCCGCCCTGAGGAACTACCTTTTCCCGGGGCTGGTGCGGACCCTTAAGGCCAACCTGGACCTGGACCGGGCGGAAAGGGCCCTGGTCTTTGAGCTGGGCCGGGTCTTCCAGGAGGAGGAGAAGACCCACCTGGCGGGCCTCCTCCTGGGGGAGGGGGTGGGGCTTCCCTGGAAGGAGGGCCTCAAGGGGTACCCCCTCCTGAAGGGGTACCTCGAGGCCCTCTTAAACCGCCTGGGCCTGGCCCTGGAGGTGGAGCCCCACCCCTTCCCCTTCCTCCACCCCGGGGTCTCGGGGCGGGTTTTGGTGGAGGGCCAAGGGGTGGGGTTCATCGGCACCCTCCACCCCGCCATCCAGAAGGCCCTGGAGCTTCCCCCGGTCCACCTCTTTGAGCTCACCCTCCCCCTCCCCGAACGGCCCTTCCGCTTCCAGGACCCCTCCCGCTACCCCCCCGCCTTCCGGGACCTGGCGGTGGTGGCCCCGGAGGAAACCCCTTACCGGGAGGTGGAGGGGATCCTCAAGGAGGCCGCGGGGGCGTACCTGGAGGCGCTTGCCCTCTTTGACCTCTACCAGGGCCCACCCCTCAAGGAGGGCACCAAGAGCCTGGCCTTCCACCTGCGCTTCCGCCACCCCGAGCGCACCCTTAGGGACGAGGAGGTGGAGGAGGTTATGGGGCGCATCGTGGCCACCTTACGGGCCCGGGGGCTGGACATCCGGGGGTAA
- the pfkA gene encoding 6-phosphofructokinase translates to MKRIGVFTSGGDAPGMNAAIRAVVRQAYALGVEVIGIRRGYAGMVLGEMLPLGVRDVANILQRGGTILLTARSQEFMTEEGRAKAAEKLRAAGIEGLVAIGGDGTFRGAMRLLEEHRIPVVGVPGTIDNDLYGTDYTIGFDTAVNTALEAIDRIRDTAASHERVFFIEVMGRHAGFIALDVGLAGGAEVIALPEEPVDPKAVAETLLASQARGKTSSIVVVAEGAYPGGAAGLLEAIRAHMALEARVTVLGHIQRGGAPTAKDRVLASRLGAAAVEALTGGASGVMVGEVEGEVEITPLKEAVERRKDIRRDLLALSRVLAL, encoded by the coding sequence ATGAAGCGGATTGGGGTTTTCACCAGCGGCGGGGACGCCCCGGGCATGAACGCGGCCATCCGGGCCGTGGTGCGCCAGGCCTACGCCCTGGGGGTGGAGGTCATCGGCATACGGCGGGGCTACGCGGGCATGGTCCTGGGGGAGATGCTCCCCTTGGGCGTGCGGGACGTGGCCAACATCCTCCAGCGGGGGGGGACCATCCTCCTCACCGCACGAAGCCAGGAGTTCATGACCGAGGAGGGCCGGGCCAAGGCGGCGGAGAAGCTTAGGGCCGCAGGGATAGAGGGCCTGGTGGCCATCGGGGGGGACGGGACCTTCCGGGGGGCCATGCGCCTTCTGGAGGAGCACCGCATCCCCGTGGTGGGGGTCCCGGGCACCATTGACAACGACCTCTACGGCACGGACTACACCATCGGCTTTGACACCGCGGTGAACACCGCCCTCGAGGCCATCGACCGCATCCGGGACACCGCGGCCAGCCACGAGCGGGTCTTCTTCATCGAGGTCATGGGCCGGCACGCGGGCTTCATCGCCCTGGACGTGGGGCTCGCGGGGGGGGCGGAGGTCATCGCCCTGCCCGAGGAGCCCGTGGACCCCAAGGCCGTGGCCGAAACCCTCCTGGCCTCCCAGGCCCGGGGCAAGACCAGCTCCATCGTGGTGGTGGCGGAAGGGGCCTACCCCGGGGGGGCCGCGGGGCTTCTAGAGGCCATCCGGGCCCACATGGCCCTGGAGGCCCGGGTGACGGTCCTGGGCCACATCCAGCGGGGGGGCGCCCCCACGGCCAAGGACCGGGTGCTGGCGAGCCGCCTGGGGGCCGCGGCGGTGGAGGCCCTCACGGGGGGGGCCAGCGGGGTCATGGTGGGGGAGGTGGAGGGGGAGGTGGAGATCACCCCCCTCAAGGAGGCGGTGGAGCGCAGGAAGGACATCCGCCGGGACCTCCTCGCCCTCTCCCGGGTCCTGGCCCTCTAG